From Sphingobium sp. RAC03, a single genomic window includes:
- the ftsH gene encoding ATP-dependent zinc metalloprotease FtsH — translation MNDEKDPQTNPWIKSAMIWAGVIVALLLFVSMFERPTGAAGSEIAYSEFRAKVQEGQVKDVAIAPDKITGTLANGDRFATLPVADPALTGLLDQNGVKYSGQAEAQPSFWMILVYQSLPFLLILGIAFFVLRQMQKGGGAGGAMGFGKSKAKLLTEKHGKVTFQDVAGIDEAREELEEIVEFLKDPTKFARLGGKIPKGALLVGSPGTGKTLLARAIAGEAGVPFFTISGSDFVEMFVGVGASRVRDMFEQAKKNAPCIVFIDEIDAVGRHRGAGLGNGNDEREQTLNQLLVEMDGFEANEGIIIVAATNRPDVLDPALLRPGRFDRQVVVPRPDIEGREKILAVHMKKVPLAPDVEPRTIARGTPGFSGADLANLVNEAALMAARRGKRLVAMSEFESAKDKVMMGAERRSMVMTDDEKKMTAYHEAGHAIIAVHEPASDPIHKATIIPRGRALGMVMRLPERDSYSYHRDKMHANMAVAMGGRVAEEIIFGYDKVSSGASGDIQYATKLARDMVTQWGMSDKLGPLQYEEQQGETFLGYSQSQRVHMSDETAKLIDAEIRGLVEQGYARAQELLTGHEDQLHLLANALLEYETLSGDEIKALLDKGEITRDDGTTIKPSVIPAAGSSIPKTRKRKGPFGDPSPAGA, via the coding sequence ATGAACGACGAGAAAGACCCGCAGACCAATCCCTGGATCAAGAGCGCCATGATATGGGCCGGGGTGATCGTCGCCCTGCTGCTGTTCGTGTCGATGTTCGAACGGCCGACTGGGGCCGCTGGCAGCGAGATCGCCTATTCGGAATTCCGCGCCAAGGTGCAGGAAGGCCAGGTCAAGGACGTCGCCATCGCGCCGGACAAGATCACCGGAACGCTCGCCAATGGCGATCGCTTCGCGACGCTGCCGGTGGCCGATCCGGCGCTGACCGGCTTGCTCGACCAGAATGGTGTCAAATATTCCGGGCAAGCCGAAGCGCAGCCGAGCTTCTGGATGATCCTCGTCTATCAGTCGCTGCCATTCCTGCTGATCCTGGGCATCGCTTTCTTCGTGCTGCGTCAGATGCAGAAGGGTGGCGGCGCGGGCGGCGCAATGGGCTTTGGCAAGTCCAAGGCCAAGCTGCTGACCGAGAAGCATGGCAAGGTCACCTTCCAGGACGTCGCGGGCATCGATGAAGCGCGCGAGGAATTGGAGGAAATCGTCGAGTTCCTCAAAGACCCCACCAAATTCGCCCGCCTGGGCGGCAAGATTCCCAAGGGCGCTTTGCTGGTCGGTTCGCCTGGCACGGGCAAGACGCTGCTGGCGCGCGCGATCGCGGGCGAGGCGGGCGTGCCTTTCTTCACCATTTCGGGGTCGGACTTTGTCGAAATGTTCGTCGGCGTCGGCGCAAGCCGCGTGCGCGACATGTTCGAACAGGCCAAGAAGAACGCGCCCTGCATCGTCTTCATCGATGAAATTGACGCGGTCGGTCGCCATCGTGGCGCGGGTCTTGGCAATGGCAATGACGAGCGCGAGCAGACGCTGAACCAGCTGCTGGTCGAGATGGATGGTTTCGAGGCCAATGAAGGAATCATCATCGTCGCGGCGACCAACCGTCCCGACGTGCTGGACCCCGCGCTGCTGCGGCCGGGCCGCTTCGACCGTCAGGTCGTGGTGCCCCGTCCCGATATCGAAGGGCGCGAGAAGATCCTGGCCGTGCATATGAAGAAGGTGCCGCTGGCACCGGACGTCGAACCGCGCACGATCGCGCGCGGCACGCCGGGCTTTTCCGGCGCGGACCTCGCCAATCTGGTCAACGAAGCGGCGCTGATGGCGGCGCGGCGGGGCAAGCGACTGGTCGCCATGTCCGAGTTCGAATCGGCCAAGGACAAGGTGATGATGGGTGCGGAGCGCCGCTCCATGGTCATGACCGACGATGAGAAGAAGATGACCGCCTATCATGAGGCGGGCCATGCGATCATCGCCGTGCATGAACCAGCGTCGGACCCGATCCACAAGGCGACGATCATCCCGCGCGGCCGTGCGCTGGGCATGGTGATGCGCCTGCCCGAACGCGACAGCTACAGCTATCATCGCGACAAGATGCACGCGAATATGGCCGTCGCCATGGGTGGCCGCGTCGCCGAGGAAATCATCTTCGGCTATGACAAGGTGTCTAGCGGCGCGTCGGGCGACATCCAATATGCCACCAAACTGGCGCGCGACATGGTCACCCAATGGGGCATGTCCGACAAGCTGGGGCCGCTGCAATATGAAGAGCAGCAGGGCGAGACGTTCCTTGGCTATTCGCAGAGCCAGCGCGTCCATATGTCGGACGAGACCGCCAAGCTGATCGACGCGGAAATTCGTGGGCTGGTGGAGCAGGGCTATGCCCGTGCGCAGGAATTGCTGACCGGCCATGAGGACCAACTGCACCTGCTGGCCAATGCGCTGCTCGAATATGAGACGCTGAGCGGCGACGAGATCAAGGCGCTGCTCGACAAGGGCGAGATCACCCGCGACGACGGGACGACAATCAAGCCTTCGGTCATTCCGGCGGCCGGATCGTCCATCCCCAAGACGCGCAAGCGCAAGGGGCCGTTCGGCGATCCGTCTCCTGCCGGGGCGTAA